The following are from one region of the Aequoribacter fuscus genome:
- a CDS encoding NUDIX hydrolase — protein sequence MLTQIEQALQSYQRSQHPMRGVSRKAAVAIMLSEQAGDASVLMIRRAERKGDPWSGHMAFPGGMVDPTDDHSFAAAVRETEEEIGFVLSEQDRVIGRLSDIRARRAQTHKDKGLVVCPYVLRVDRTIDPNPNHEVAEVVWVPLKFIRDLSNRTQMPAELLDMPRHIPCYRYGDRIIWGMSLAMLDEMLSHTFDDHPNPWSMEAPV from the coding sequence GTGCTTACGCAAATCGAACAGGCTCTGCAAAGCTACCAGCGGTCGCAGCACCCCATGCGGGGGGTGTCGCGTAAAGCGGCGGTGGCAATCATGTTGTCTGAGCAAGCCGGCGACGCCTCGGTGCTAATGATACGCCGAGCCGAACGCAAGGGCGACCCTTGGTCGGGACATATGGCGTTTCCTGGCGGGATGGTTGATCCTACGGACGACCATTCATTTGCAGCCGCAGTGCGAGAAACCGAAGAAGAAATTGGTTTTGTTTTATCGGAGCAGGATCGAGTGATTGGACGTTTGTCCGATATACGTGCACGGCGAGCACAAACCCACAAAGACAAGGGCTTAGTCGTGTGCCCCTATGTGCTGCGGGTAGATCGCACCATTGATCCAAATCCAAATCATGAGGTCGCTGAAGTTGTATGGGTTCCCCTTAAGTTTATTCGCGACCTGAGTAATCGTACTCAAATGCCAGCCGAGCTATTGGATATGCCAAGGCACATTCCCTGTTATCGCTACGGCGATCGAATTATTTGGGGTATGTCTTTGGCGATGCTAGACGAGATGCTGTCTCATACCTTTGACGATCACCCGAATCCCTGGTCGATGGAGGCACCCGTCTAA